The nucleotide sequence GCAAGCCTTGCAGCAAAATGTTACCAGTGACTTGCAACGCCCCAAATAGGTTTTATAAAGGAAACTTTTAATCACTTCCTGGAGAAAAATTTGAGGTTTCCTTAAGGATTTTTCATTCAACCGGGGAGGATTTTCAGTTTCAACGTTTCCCCTTTTTGATCCCACGTTGAATTACATGTAAAACTGGGGAGTTAAGGGACCAAGAAGTtcgctttgccttttttttttttttttacaccagcctcccctccttccaccctccccccccgcccctcccccccgccccccagtttTATGACTTTCCATTTGGGCTGAAAGAAATTGACTTTGGCAAGCAAACCACTAATTGTAAACTGCCTAGTTCCTGTTTTACAATATACTGACTAAAAGCTCCTCTGCATGAAAAGATCTTTATAGGGaaagtttgccttttctagagAGGTTGCAAATAGCTGCCcagtttcatagttttaaaacCTCCTGACCGGAGCAATTTCTAGATTGTTGTGTTTCTAGTTAATAACTTTATAAGGTGTTAGCTAAAGCTCTTAAATCTTGGCACAGCCCTTTAAGGTAGTAAACAATTCAGTAGTTCCGATCAAATATTTATACTGACAAAATCAAAAAGCCTAACATTTTAATGTTGTATGGTCACGTAGGATTAAGATGAATAAACAGTGTAATTTACCTTACGGTAGGAGAAATTATCGTGGTGATTGTTTTCCTTCAAGACCAAAAGTAGTATTTTGAATTACTTGCTAACTCATCAGAAATCACAACTGAACTCTGAGTCTCTGCAATTGGGattaatacatttctaaaattacATTGAACTGGATTGAAACTTAAGCACCTAGGGCTTTTCCAAGTCTACGTGGACAGCCATTGTAGGCCCTGGGCTGAATATCCTTAAAGTTAGCTCCTTTGATCTTGAGATTTAGCAATTGCTCAGGGAGACGCATTATCTGCTCCCAGAAGGAGTTTGACGCAATCTCTCATTGTTTTCAGGTGAAATCAGATGCTACTGTGATGCTGCCCACTGTGTGGCCACTGGCTATATGTGTAAATCTGAGCTGAGTGCCTGCTTCTCTAGACTTCTTGATCCTCAGAACACAAACTCCCCTCTCACCCACGGCTGCCTGGACTCTCTCGCAAGCACAGCAGACGTGTGCCAAGCCAAACAGGCACGAAACCACTCTGGCACTGCCATGCCCACATTGGGATGCTGTCACGAAGATATGTGCAATTACAGAGGGCTGCAAGATGTTCTCGCTCCTCCCAAGGGGGACGCCTCAGGTAGGTAGAAGCCCTTTCTAAGCAGAACGCTTGCCCTGATCTACATGCTTGTGGCAGCCGTGACTTGGCATGTCTGCTATTGATTTTGTTGTGAATGTAATTAGAGACCCCGGAGAGAGAAGCATGGCTGGATGCAAAGATGTGTCTCTATTGAGTAGCTTTTATGTCTGCCTGAGCATTAGATGTCTGTCTACGCAATAGGCTTTGCCTGGTTTTTCTACGTGTTCAAGACCTCAGAAGACCATGGCTCTTTAGTGACGACAGTCTCTAGCCACCTGTTTTTTGTAAGCCTCTTTGCATCATTTTTGCAATGTTCATTTTCTGAatattgttgttgtcattgtaCGCTTTTTAAATGGGGTACCTTGTGCCAGGTGGATAGATGCTTGTAAGTGTGCACGGGAGGGGTTAACACAATCTGACCGTTCCTTGTACTTTCTCAGGACAAGGAAACCGGCATCAGCACGACGGGAGCAGGAACCTCATCACCAAAGTGCAGGAGCTGACTTCTTCCAAAGAGCTGTGGTTCCGGGCAGCGGTGATCGCCGTGCCCATCGCCGGCGGCCTGATTTTAGTGTTGCTTATTATGTTAGCCTTGAGGATGCTTCGAAGCGAGAACAAGAGACTGCAGGACCAGCGGCAGCAGATGCTCTCGCGTTTGCACTACAGCTTCCACGGACACCATTCCAAAAAGGGGCAGGTTGCAAAGTTGGACTTGGAGTGCATGGTGCCCGTGAGTGGGCATGAGAATTGCTGCCTGACCTGTGACAAACTGAGGCAGGCAGACCTCGGCAACGAGAAGATCCTCTCGCTCGTTCACTGGGGCATGTACAGCGGGCATGGGAAGCTGGAGTTCGTATGACAGAGCCTCATCCACACCCGAGTCCCTGGACGCTTTGAAGGCCTTGAGTTCTGCTGGACCAGGAGCACTTTatctgaagaaaaacaaactccCGTCATCATCTGGGAGAGACCAAATGACCTCTGCGGCCAGAATCTTGGATATTTCTTCTGAAGGATTATTTGCACAGACTTGAATGCAGTCAAATGTATTATTTGCTCTAAAATCCTAAAAAGCAAAGAGAGGACTGTGCACGCACTGTTACCAGGGTTATTTGCATCTGTGCGAGCTGGAATCGAGTCCCTACATACACTGACGTGTGCTCTGTGTCAGCTCCGACGTCCTGATTTattgtaaagatttaaaaaatatatatatctattttttgtcTGAAATTTAGCTGTGTCTTGTCATAAATTAAAAACTACGTGGGAAGTATAAGAAATGACATACATGTTCGTTCTACAAAGATCTGTTGTTGATCCTAGTAAGGTCTCCGCGATAGGATTGCgcttgatttgttttgttttgctttttgttttgaaacaagGCCAGGATCTTGTTTATTCGTGCATGtgtatttgtaattttctcaCAGCGTGGTGGCAAGTTTCCAAATGTGTACTGCCCCTTGCTCAGTGTCTCACCCCCATTTTTTGTTAGGATAATTCTGGTTTTGAGCGTTCATCTGAGAGACATCTTAAGATTTATTTATACCAGGTCGGATGTGATAGATCAGTATCTAGAGCTGCCTTAGCAAAGGTAGTTATTTATCAGCTTAGTCCAGCTGCTCTGGAATGCTTTGTAAAATGTGTCTACCTCCAAcccaaaaaggaaaaccaaaccaaacccactAAACAAAACTTCGAGTTCAAATTAGTCACTGTCTACTTTTACTGTTGATTAATTTATTGGTTAACTTGGTCtcaaatcaaattaaatattcTGAACCCCAAATTAGCCTAGTTTGCAAACCTTCCTTCATTATACtaacattttgtttccttctcaatGTTTAGAAAGGGTTTCAATAGTGAACACTATTTCTATCAATTGAGATTTAAAGAACACACACTGACATTGACTTTTCAGCCACTGATAGACTGTGTTTTCATGCCTGCAGGACTTTCTATCTGACAACACTGCTCAGCCTGAATTTAAACCCATGccacatttgtgtatttttcccccaaacaggTCTTTGTTATCCTACACATGAGAAAATTCGCcaggtaggatttttttttcccttggtccttttgtatatttgaaacttCTGCTTAAAAATTAACCTATAGTCTGCATATTTGAGTATGGGGTTGTCTTTGATGAGCGTTAAGGGATGTGTGTGCATATTTGGAGGAATATTTTATGATCAGCATAATTTGGGTTCCTTAAGACAGATGCAGTAGCCAAGTTCATGGAACATTCTGAGTTGCAATGACTAGTCTAAAAACAATAACCTACATCATTTCATAATTGTAGACCACAGCCCCATACACAATAGGCTAcggaataaatacacattttaataaatgacagCATTCGTATTGTGCTTTTTGAGAATGACAATTCTTACATGCATGACTTACAGTTTATAAAATGGGTTAAGTTTTAGGAGTGTCACTTCTTAAGGGAGCCAGAGAATTGTGGGACCTAACCACAACTGTCCCGGGAAGATAATTCACCAAAATTGCCAGTTGACGGAGTTTGCACTCTCACCTGCACTTGTGGCGCCAGATCCAGTTACAGTAGTTTTGCAGCTTGACAGTTAAGACTTCTTGCTCCTTGTCCGTTCTCCTTTCACATCCAGCATCCTAGAGCTTGGTGATTCTTCCAGTGGCCAGCGTTTGTATCAGCTCTGTGTAGCTCGTTTTCCCCTGCTGGTCCTGCTGTTAGTCTCTATTCACCCCCGTTTCTTCCAAGTACCAGTTAACTAGAAACTCTGAAAGAGTTCAAGTCCTATATTGGCggtgcctggctggtttagttggtagagcatatgctgtggatctcagggttgtgggcaTTGgtcgtagagattacttagaaacaaatcttaaaaaaaatagaataaaaataaagtctcctATTTTGAAACCCTTGACAACCAGGAAACTCATCCTCCAGGAAAGGCCTGGGTCTCCGCCGGCGCTGTAATCACATCTTACGGAAGATGAACGTAGGGCATCTCGGCTGCTGTGTTCTGTGTCTGCTGACCCGTCTCATGTTCCTTCTGTAAATTCACAAGGCTGTTGACACCTCCCTGTCCAGTGAGATGGTggccctgtgcccctgccctcATGGCCAGACTGGGTGTCCCGGGTGCTAAGATGCTAGCCGCATAAGACTGGCCCTGTGTCTTCCAAATTACAAGCCCTTTCCCCTTCATATTTAGTATTCATAAATACTAAATGAGATACTTATTCATTTAGTATTTGCACATGCCCTCACCGCCAGGCTTAAAGTCAGATCTGGGCATAACTTGGCCTTTCGACGAAAATATTACAGGTTTCTCAACTTTGATTTTTACCAAGAACTAAATATAGTTGGTGCTTCTGCTTTCCTCTGAGAGTGTGGAAGTTGCCAGAGCTGAGATAAAGGGCCCTTCATGAAATAACTACCTACCTGATCCGGTGATGTCAGAAAGGTGATGACTGGTTTGTTGGTTTTTCCCTCATAGAGATGTTTACTGTTACTCTGAGCGGACAGTACAAGGCTGGGCTGACCAGGAACAGCCTTGTTTAATATTGACATAGAACTTACCCCCccaaaaagtaatattttttccaAGTGGAAATTTGCCCAAACCAGAGACAAATGGGACCAAATTTGCCATGATGTTTCTATATCTACACCCCTTACATTCTACCCTTTTTGAAAAAAGTAGATCTGTACGCGGTTGTGTCTTTTAtgttctttccccctcccccttatttTGAATGGTTCAGAGGCTTCCTAGAAATTGACTGGTGTGTCTCTAATTTCTGCTGaactgattttattaaaaacactgCACCATAGGGGGCTTGACCTTCTAAAATACCAAACATGTCTGCTTTAGAAAATCACAAAGCTCTCCTCTGAAGAGCTCGTAAATCTGGTTTCAATATGGCCTGATTATAGGCTAAAAGCTTGAAAGCAGTGACATCTAGTATCATGAGTCTGGAACCAGCCTTTTTGGGGccagaacagatttttttccttataacttCTAATTGGTCTTCTTCGCTGTCTCAGCCCAAAAAACATTAAGCCTCTGAAAGTTACGCAGAATGATGAGGCCCATCGCATACAGGATAGTAGTGGTCAAGTGCACTCTGGAGTCTCACAGCCTGGGTGCCAGTGCCCCCTCTTCGTCTCTaccagctgtgtgaacttgggcaaattcCTTAAGCTCTTTAAATACTcagttttgggggcgcctgggtggctcagttggttaagcgtccggcttcggctcaggtcatgatctcacggttcgtgggttcgagccccgcatcgggctctgtgctgacggctcagagtctggagcctgcttcagattctgtgtctccctctctctctgaccctcccctgctcatgctgtctctctctgtctctcaaaaataaagacataaaaaaagaactttaaaaaaaaattaaataaataaatactcagttttgttacctgtaaaatgggggcaataaTAATACTTTATGAGGTTATTGTATGGTGGTATActaattatttctattaatataCTCAAGGATCTTGGGTGAACTAGAGTGGCCCGACATAATATTCCTCAAAATTTGAGAGGATCCACCTTTACTGTGGATGTTTACTTGACTTTAGTATTTCAGATCGTGCATACTTGAGATGAATGGcagaatgcatttttaatatttgtttttaatttattgcgTTTAGCCTCTCATCTACT is from Suricata suricatta isolate VVHF042 chromosome 10, meerkat_22Aug2017_6uvM2_HiC, whole genome shotgun sequence and encodes:
- the BAMBI gene encoding BMP and activin membrane-bound inhibitor homolog: MDRHSSYIFIWLQLELCAMAVLLTKGEIRCYCDAAHCVATGYMCKSELSACFSRLLDPQNTNSPLTHGCLDSLASTADVCQAKQARNHSGTAMPTLGCCHEDMCNYRGLQDVLAPPKGDASGQGNRHQHDGSRNLITKVQELTSSKELWFRAAVIAVPIAGGLILVLLIMLALRMLRSENKRLQDQRQQMLSRLHYSFHGHHSKKGQVAKLDLECMVPVSGHENCCLTCDKLRQADLGNEKILSLVHWGMYSGHGKLEFV